From the Natrarchaeobaculum aegyptiacum genome, one window contains:
- a CDS encoding DoxX family protein, whose protein sequence is MATKPVERTLDAELFGRSITFDYSETWVGYSLLSLRLVMAYVFLSAGISKLFDPEWTAEGYLVHALPEGNPFAPFFAVMADGWLWLVDPLNVWGQVLIGIALLVGGFVRLAAFGGALMMLLYWLTQFEGGLAAGLPVENGYIVTYHLVYALIIFGIAAFGAGRIFGIDAKLEQTDVVRQNPALRFLLG, encoded by the coding sequence ATGGCAACGAAACCTGTGGAACGAACGCTGGATGCGGAACTGTTTGGACGATCGATTACGTTCGACTACTCGGAGACGTGGGTGGGCTACTCGCTGCTCTCGCTGCGGCTGGTGATGGCGTACGTGTTCCTCTCGGCGGGAATTTCGAAGCTCTTCGACCCCGAGTGGACGGCAGAGGGATATCTCGTGCATGCGCTGCCGGAGGGGAATCCGTTCGCTCCCTTCTTCGCGGTGATGGCCGACGGCTGGCTGTGGCTGGTCGACCCCCTGAACGTCTGGGGACAGGTGCTCATCGGCATCGCACTGCTCGTCGGTGGCTTCGTCCGGCTGGCTGCGTTCGGTGGTGCCCTGATGATGCTCCTCTACTGGCTCACACAGTTTGAGGGGGGTCTGGCAGCCGGTCTCCCGGTCGAAAACGGCTACATCGTCACCTACCACCTCGTCTACGCGCTCATCATCTTCGGCATCGCCGCCTTCGGTGCTGGCCGAATCTTCGGCATCGACGCGAAACTCGAGCAGACCGACGTCGTCAGGCAGAACCCGGCGCTCAGGTTCCTCCTCGGGTAA
- a CDS encoding HIT family protein, which yields MSSIFSQIVAGEIPARVVYQDETTMAFLDANPLSPGHTLVIPKDEYERLNDVPADVATEFYDTIHRLVPAVEEAVDADASTVAFNNGEAAGQEVPHVHCHIVPRFSDDSGGPIHAAMGGFADLEDDDLDEIAEEIESRA from the coding sequence ATGAGTTCGATCTTCAGCCAGATCGTCGCGGGCGAGATTCCCGCGCGCGTCGTGTACCAAGACGAGACGACGATGGCCTTTCTCGACGCCAACCCGCTATCGCCGGGACACACGCTGGTGATCCCGAAAGACGAGTACGAACGGCTGAACGACGTCCCCGCCGACGTCGCGACCGAGTTCTACGATACCATCCACCGGCTCGTCCCCGCCGTCGAGGAGGCTGTCGACGCCGACGCCTCGACCGTCGCGTTCAACAACGGCGAGGCCGCCGGTCAGGAGGTCCCCCACGTCCACTGCCACATCGTCCCCCGCTTTTCCGACGACAGCGGCGGCCCCATCCACGCCGCGATGGGTGGCTTCGCCGACCTCGAGGACGACGATCTCGACGAGATCGCCGAGGAAATCGAGTCTCGAGCCTGA
- a CDS encoding A24 family peptidase, protein MTLAFASTPDLLRLIALPVFAWIAVLDIRTRRVSSDVWIPLALLGGVLLVWDGWLAQNAGGTVWTHEFLLPAAISVGFVVPIAYLFWWVGGFGGADAKALMVLALLFPTIPQYAVGGVTLPASPPPIGAFSFTILTNAVLVGILIPVALALRNALAGRVGLVSFVGWPINVDRIPTTHGRLLERTDGVSRGRGGLDLDALRMYLRWRGLTLEDVREAPDTYRNPATLPEEPNPPTDGAVTADVRHDGGEALESNHTESEDADYDDPWGADAFLEDIDHTAYGTTPEELREGLEVLTTSERVWISPGTPFLVPVFAGMVVAFTYGDLLVGILL, encoded by the coding sequence GTGACTCTCGCGTTCGCGTCAACGCCGGACCTGCTTCGACTGATCGCGCTCCCGGTGTTCGCCTGGATCGCCGTCCTCGACATCCGGACGCGTCGCGTCTCGAGTGACGTCTGGATTCCACTCGCCCTGCTCGGCGGCGTCCTGCTCGTCTGGGACGGCTGGCTCGCGCAGAACGCTGGCGGAACGGTCTGGACTCACGAGTTCCTGCTCCCGGCGGCGATCAGCGTGGGCTTCGTCGTCCCTATCGCCTACCTCTTCTGGTGGGTCGGCGGCTTCGGCGGCGCCGACGCCAAGGCCCTGATGGTGCTCGCGCTCCTGTTCCCGACGATCCCGCAGTACGCCGTCGGCGGGGTAACCCTGCCGGCCTCTCCCCCGCCGATCGGCGCGTTCTCCTTTACGATCCTCACGAACGCCGTCCTCGTCGGAATCCTCATCCCCGTCGCACTGGCCCTGCGAAACGCCCTCGCCGGTCGCGTCGGCCTCGTCTCGTTCGTCGGCTGGCCGATCAACGTCGACCGCATCCCCACCACCCACGGCCGACTACTCGAGCGCACCGACGGCGTCTCCCGGGGCCGCGGCGGCCTGGATCTGGACGCTCTCCGGATGTACCTCCGCTGGCGCGGGCTGACCCTCGAGGACGTCCGCGAGGCCCCGGACACCTACCGCAATCCGGCGACCCTGCCCGAGGAGCCCAACCCGCCAACCGACGGCGCGGTCACCGCCGACGTGCGACACGACGGCGGCGAAGCGCTCGAGTCCAACCACACCGAAAGCGAGGACGCCGACTACGACGACCCCTGGGGAGCCGACGCCTTCCTCGAGGACATCGACCACACCGCGTACGGGACGACTCCCGAGGAGTTGCGCGAGGGACTCGAGGTGCTCACCACCAGCGAACGGGTCTGGATTTCCCCCGGTACGCCGTTTCTCGTGCCCGTCTTTGCCGGGATGGTCGTCGCCTTCACCTACGGCGACCTGCTGGTCGGCATCCTTCTCTGA
- a CDS encoding helix-turn-helix domain-containing protein, producing MKSACVSLTHDAETLAPIHAAICDAPAIDREVILGGQSVDGVETITSFVYGDATAYESILERLETVREYDVTPAEDGFFCYLRRELEAEGLSLLDALAQETVVVVPPIEVRSDRTIRLTIVGHPSDLTRVFERVADGVTVDVLWASDSVTVSGAPVSDRQLAALEVARELGFYEVPRRNGIEAVADELDCAVSTASELLRRGEAAAVERVLEDTR from the coding sequence ATGAAATCTGCCTGCGTCTCCCTCACACACGACGCGGAGACGCTCGCGCCAATCCACGCGGCGATCTGTGACGCCCCGGCGATCGACCGGGAGGTGATCCTCGGCGGACAGTCGGTCGACGGCGTCGAGACGATCACCTCGTTCGTTTACGGCGACGCCACAGCCTACGAATCAATCCTCGAGCGCCTCGAGACCGTCCGCGAGTACGACGTGACGCCGGCCGAGGACGGCTTCTTCTGTTATCTCCGACGAGAACTCGAGGCCGAGGGGCTGTCGCTGCTCGACGCGCTGGCCCAGGAGACCGTCGTCGTCGTACCACCGATCGAGGTGCGCTCGGACCGGACGATCCGGCTGACCATCGTCGGGCACCCGTCGGATTTGACGCGCGTATTCGAGCGAGTGGCCGACGGCGTGACGGTCGACGTCCTGTGGGCGAGCGACAGCGTGACGGTCTCGGGAGCGCCCGTCTCCGATCGCCAACTGGCCGCACTCGAGGTCGCACGAGAGCTGGGGTTCTACGAAGTTCCGCGGCGAAACGGCATCGAAGCGGTCGCCGACGAACTCGACTGTGCGGTCTCGACGGCCTCCGAACTCCTCCGGCGGGGCGAGGCCGCCGCTGTCGAACGCGTGCTCGAGGACACCCGGTGA
- a CDS encoding VOC family protein codes for MSDDTIPVTPDLPDSPVNTTGTDHITIWGSNAEDTIEFYRDLLGMPLVLRQPNLDDPSQTHLFFDTGDGRILTFFVGDRPSARGQRGGVGAVHHLCFSVDPDDYEDTMQALEDAGHHYNVFDRGIFHSIYTRDNNGLVIELSTDKYDIPDDRRGDVLAKAQQLREEDGAEYAKDEHLRGAIEELGLELVEHDLPDASTGVGGLE; via the coding sequence ATGTCCGACGACACCATTCCCGTCACGCCCGACCTGCCGGATAGCCCCGTCAACACGACCGGAACCGACCACATCACCATCTGGGGGAGCAACGCCGAGGACACCATCGAATTCTACCGCGACCTGCTCGGGATGCCACTGGTACTCCGCCAGCCAAACCTCGACGATCCCTCGCAAACGCACCTCTTCTTCGACACCGGCGACGGCCGCATCCTCACGTTCTTCGTCGGCGACCGGCCCTCCGCACGCGGCCAGCGCGGCGGCGTCGGTGCCGTCCACCACCTCTGTTTCAGCGTCGACCCCGACGACTACGAGGACACCATGCAAGCACTCGAGGACGCCGGCCACCACTACAACGTCTTCGACCGCGGGATCTTCCACTCGATCTACACCCGGGACAACAACGGCCTCGTGATCGAACTCTCGACCGACAAGTACGACATTCCAGACGACCGCCGCGGTGACGTACTGGCCAAAGCCCAGCAACTCCGGGAGGAAGACGGTGCCGAGTACGCCAAAGACGAGCACCTCCGGGGTGCGATCGAGGAACTCGGTCTCGAACTCGTCGAACACGACCTGCCCGACGCCAGCACGGGCGTCGGTGGTCTCGAGTGA
- a CDS encoding alpha/beta hydrolase, with protein MGAQSDDSAPSFAVPDVDGPHQNQPLVSGGTPLEEADAAIVLTHGRGATARSIVQLGQEVHRDGVALLAPQAARNTWYPNSFLAPVEANEPGRTSGLRAIANALERAGDAGIPTDRVLLVGFSQGGCLASEFVARNPRRYGGLAALSGGLIGESVDPDEYLAADDRLEGTPAFLGCSDVDPHIPVERVHETADVLEALEADVTTRLYEEMGHGVNEDELDVVAGMVAALLEDG; from the coding sequence ATAGGCGCGCAGTCCGACGATAGTGCACCGTCGTTCGCCGTCCCGGACGTCGACGGTCCACACCAGAACCAGCCCCTCGTTTCGGGTGGAACCCCACTCGAGGAGGCCGACGCAGCGATCGTCCTCACGCACGGACGGGGTGCGACCGCCCGGAGTATCGTCCAGCTCGGTCAGGAAGTCCATCGTGACGGGGTGGCCCTGCTCGCACCACAAGCAGCGCGCAATACCTGGTACCCAAATTCCTTTCTCGCCCCCGTCGAGGCGAACGAACCGGGACGAACCTCCGGCCTGCGGGCGATCGCAAACGCCCTCGAGCGGGCTGGTGACGCCGGGATTCCGACCGACCGCGTCCTGCTCGTCGGCTTCTCGCAGGGTGGCTGTCTCGCGAGCGAGTTCGTCGCACGCAACCCCCGGCGCTACGGCGGCCTCGCGGCCCTGAGCGGCGGCCTGATCGGCGAGTCGGTCGACCCCGACGAGTACCTCGCGGCCGACGACCGACTCGAGGGGACCCCCGCGTTCCTCGGCTGTAGCGACGTCGACCCGCACATCCCGGTCGAACGCGTCCACGAGACCGCCGACGTGCTCGAGGCGCTCGAGGCCGACGTCACCACCCGCCTCTACGAGGAGATGGGCCACGGCGTCAACGAAGACGAACTCGACGTCGTCGCGGGAATGGTCGCGGCGCTGCTCGAGGACGGCTGA
- a CDS encoding cupredoxin domain-containing protein, with protein sequence MDTTRGRRRFLSRFAGLAASGGAAVALAGCLDRADDEPAEPEPVVDTADSLEGETDREAWRDVETIRLEGWVGGWVGVEPPAIDRVENPTLVLLEGREYDLTWENRDGIHHNVALWDADRDVVREYTTDGTDVEGATETLTFEAVPSIATYRCEHMQEGQVGDVVVHTP encoded by the coding sequence ATGGACACGACTCGCGGGCGACGCCGATTTCTCTCACGGTTCGCGGGTCTCGCGGCCAGCGGCGGGGCCGCCGTGGCCCTCGCCGGCTGTCTCGACCGGGCCGACGACGAACCCGCGGAACCCGAGCCCGTCGTGGACACCGCCGACTCCCTCGAGGGTGAGACCGACCGCGAGGCCTGGCGCGACGTCGAGACGATCCGACTCGAGGGGTGGGTCGGCGGCTGGGTCGGCGTCGAGCCGCCGGCGATCGACCGGGTCGAGAACCCGACGCTGGTGCTACTCGAGGGTCGGGAGTACGATCTCACGTGGGAAAATCGCGACGGAATCCACCACAACGTCGCTCTCTGGGACGCAGACCGCGACGTCGTCCGGGAGTACACCACCGACGGGACCGACGTCGAAGGAGCCACCGAGACGCTGACGTTCGAAGCCGTTCCGTCGATCGCAACCTACCGCTGTGAGCACATGCAGGAAGGACAGGTCGGGGACGTGGTCGTCCACACGCCCTGA
- the fer gene encoding ferredoxin Fer translates to MPTVEYLNYEVVDDNGWDIYDEDVFETAADEGLDEEDYGTLEVAEGEYILEAAEAQGFDWPFSCRAGACANCAAIVVDGEIEMDMQQILSDEEVDEKNVRLTCIGSAETDEVKIVYNAKHLDYLQNRVI, encoded by the coding sequence ATGCCCACGGTAGAATACCTCAACTACGAAGTAGTGGACGACAACGGCTGGGACATTTACGACGAGGACGTCTTCGAGACGGCCGCCGACGAAGGTCTGGACGAGGAAGACTACGGGACGCTCGAGGTCGCCGAAGGGGAGTACATCCTCGAGGCCGCCGAGGCCCAGGGCTTCGACTGGCCCTTCTCGTGCCGCGCCGGTGCGTGTGCGAACTGCGCCGCGATCGTCGTCGACGGTGAGATCGAGATGGACATGCAGCAGATCCTCTCGGACGAGGAAGTCGACGAGAAGAACGTCCGCCTGACCTGCATCGGCTCCGCTGAGACCGACGAGGTCAAGATCGTGTACAACGCAAAGCACCTCGACTACCTGCAGAACCGCGTCATCTAA
- a CDS encoding universal stress protein → MAILVAYDGSEPAQKAATHAFQRYSDEEIVLLRVVEAADGSTGAGIELAKEYLADRREAASEDVVEEVADLAGATEADYRTEVAVGNPAREIVSFAEDDEEEIEHIVIGNHGRSGVSRVLLGSVAEKVVRRSPVPVTVVR, encoded by the coding sequence ATGGCAATACTCGTCGCGTACGACGGTTCTGAACCCGCACAGAAAGCGGCCACGCACGCGTTCCAGCGCTATTCCGACGAGGAGATCGTCCTCTTGCGGGTCGTCGAAGCGGCCGACGGTTCGACCGGTGCCGGCATCGAACTCGCGAAAGAGTATCTCGCCGATCGGCGGGAAGCGGCTTCCGAAGACGTCGTCGAGGAAGTCGCCGACCTCGCTGGCGCGACCGAAGCAGACTACCGGACCGAGGTCGCCGTGGGGAACCCCGCTCGAGAGATCGTTTCCTTCGCGGAAGACGACGAGGAGGAGATCGAACACATCGTGATCGGAAACCACGGTCGTTCCGGCGTCTCGAGGGTGTTGCTCGGGAGCGTCGCCGAGAAGGTGGTTCGTCGCTCCCCCGTTCCGGTCACGGTCGTTCGGTGA
- a CDS encoding inorganic phosphate transporter, whose product MTEVLLIVGILVAVFVGYNIGGATTGVSFGPAVGAQVLSTLGAAVLMSIFFFLGGWLIGPAVVETLGEDLIAEEGFMTLETGIAILFFIGFALFFGNLFGVPASTSMTAVGAIAGLGLATGTLNWATMGEVVSWWVVAPIVAFWISGVIGRYFYPTINEWVAISRRETHLWVVDRSGTFPRVSAADGTDRRELTGSLIVVAIGCYMAFSSGASNVANAVAPLVGSGALEFEAGVLATFSNMEWGVIIAGVAVTIGAFTIARRTLETMGNDITNLPLTAAVVVMTVSATIVTVLSAIGIPVQLVIVATMSIIGLGWGRATRTTTVSDAVRGREEAAVSVGALTAEKEGETVPEIGEEEPTDIPRASQLFDPSTTARVILIQNFVPVLATIGAYLTFRFVPVFGF is encoded by the coding sequence GTGACAGAAGTACTGCTCATCGTGGGAATTCTCGTGGCCGTCTTCGTCGGCTACAACATCGGTGGTGCGACGACGGGCGTCTCCTTCGGCCCTGCCGTCGGTGCCCAGGTCCTCTCGACGCTTGGGGCAGCAGTGTTGATGTCGATTTTCTTCTTCCTCGGGGGCTGGCTGATTGGCCCCGCGGTCGTCGAGACGCTCGGTGAGGACCTCATCGCCGAAGAGGGGTTCATGACGCTCGAGACGGGGATCGCAATCCTGTTTTTCATCGGCTTTGCGCTCTTCTTCGGGAACCTCTTCGGCGTGCCGGCGTCGACCTCGATGACTGCGGTCGGGGCCATCGCTGGCCTCGGACTGGCCACGGGAACCCTGAACTGGGCGACGATGGGTGAAGTCGTCTCCTGGTGGGTCGTCGCGCCGATCGTCGCCTTCTGGATCAGCGGCGTGATCGGCCGGTACTTCTACCCGACGATCAACGAGTGGGTCGCTATCTCCCGCCGTGAGACCCACCTCTGGGTGGTCGACCGGTCCGGAACGTTCCCACGCGTGAGCGCCGCCGACGGAACCGACCGACGCGAACTCACCGGCTCGCTCATCGTCGTCGCCATCGGCTGTTACATGGCCTTTAGCTCCGGCGCGAGCAACGTCGCCAACGCGGTCGCGCCACTCGTCGGCAGCGGTGCACTCGAGTTCGAGGCGGGCGTCCTCGCCACGTTCTCGAACATGGAGTGGGGCGTCATCATCGCCGGCGTCGCCGTCACAATCGGCGCGTTCACCATCGCCCGCCGGACGCTCGAGACGATGGGCAACGACATCACGAACCTGCCGCTGACGGCCGCCGTCGTCGTCATGACCGTCTCTGCGACGATCGTCACCGTGCTGTCGGCGATCGGCATTCCCGTGCAACTGGTGATCGTCGCGACGATGAGCATCATCGGCCTCGGGTGGGGTCGAGCGACCCGGACGACGACCGTCTCCGACGCCGTTCGCGGTCGGGAGGAGGCCGCGGTCTCTGTCGGCGCACTCACCGCAGAAAAAGAGGGTGAAACAGTACCCGAGATCGGTGAAGAAGAGCCCACAGACATTCCACGGGCGTCCCAGCTGTTCGATCCGTCGACCACTGCCCGGGTCATCCTCATCCAGAACTTCGTCCCCGTACTGGCGACGATCGGCGCCTACCTCACGTTCCGGTTCGTCCCCGTGTTCGGCTTCTGA
- a CDS encoding glutamate-cysteine ligase family protein, with amino-acid sequence MNVSLEVEYWVVDDDGDLVPPDTLLDVSEQVDQEFVEPMIELKTTPCASTAALRTEFRSLLETVVDAASDHDRHLVPLATPLTTDPRAVTCRDKRATDLQQQIVGPTFDDARVCAGTHIHVEQADDESAVADQLNALTAIDPAFALVTSSSHYRGEPLVECARPYLYRRSCYGACPEQGQLWPYVDSVDEWEARLECSYVNFRERALERGVDPDEFDETFDPYEAVWTPVRLRKAMPTVEWRSPDVALPSQLFDLVEAVADIAERAATQGTVVDGDSRATRETAFVHDEDAIGDVRPASSAAQRGRPGRPGGDETEPVGLPDFETVEATTDEAITDGLESRQVRRYLDEMGVTPSRFEPLVSRLPDTRLTDRRAKRYRLEAASWLEAEVSRHRARA; translated from the coding sequence ATGAACGTAAGCCTCGAGGTGGAGTACTGGGTCGTCGACGACGACGGCGATCTGGTCCCGCCCGACACCCTGCTCGACGTCTCCGAGCAGGTCGACCAGGAGTTCGTCGAGCCGATGATCGAACTGAAAACGACGCCGTGTGCGTCGACGGCCGCGCTTCGAACGGAGTTTCGATCGCTCCTCGAGACGGTCGTCGACGCCGCCAGCGACCACGACAGGCACCTCGTTCCGCTCGCGACGCCGTTGACTACCGATCCGCGAGCGGTCACCTGCCGCGACAAGCGTGCGACGGACCTGCAACAGCAGATCGTCGGCCCGACGTTCGACGACGCCCGGGTCTGTGCGGGGACCCATATCCACGTCGAACAGGCCGACGACGAGTCGGCCGTCGCCGACCAGCTCAACGCGCTGACGGCGATCGACCCCGCGTTCGCGCTGGTGACGAGTTCCTCTCACTACCGCGGCGAACCGCTCGTCGAGTGCGCCAGACCCTACCTCTACCGGCGGTCCTGTTACGGAGCCTGCCCCGAACAGGGTCAGCTCTGGCCGTACGTCGACAGCGTCGACGAATGGGAAGCCCGCCTCGAGTGCTCCTACGTGAACTTCCGGGAGCGTGCACTCGAGCGCGGCGTCGACCCCGACGAGTTCGACGAGACGTTCGATCCCTACGAGGCGGTCTGGACGCCCGTGCGGCTGCGCAAGGCGATGCCCACCGTCGAGTGGCGCTCGCCCGACGTGGCCTTGCCGAGTCAACTGTTCGACCTTGTGGAGGCGGTGGCGGACATCGCCGAACGCGCCGCGACGCAGGGGACCGTCGTCGACGGTGACTCGAGGGCGACCCGCGAAACGGCGTTCGTCCACGACGAGGACGCGATCGGCGACGTCAGGCCTGCCTCGAGTGCTGCCCAGCGCGGCCGCCCGGGTCGACCCGGTGGCGACGAGACGGAGCCAGTCGGGCTCCCGGACTTCGAGACCGTCGAGGCGACTACCGACGAGGCGATCACCGACGGGCTCGAGTCCCGACAGGTGCGACGATACCTCGACGAGATGGGCGTGACTCCCTCCCGGTTCGAGCCGCTGGTCTCCCGACTGCCCGACACCCGGCTGACCGACCGCCGGGCGAAACGCTACCGGCTCGAGGCTGCCTCGTGGCTCGAGGCGGAGGTCAGTCGCCACCGGGCGCGTGCCTGA
- a CDS encoding aminopeptidase, which produces MDPRIREHAEVIANHSVDLQPGDNVVIDAHPVAEDLVVALHEVAGDVGANPVTTSQRTGKRQQRAYLRAADGDFDTPAHEQALIEETDVYIAIRASDNVTQTSDVDPETSAAYQQAQRPILEERLSKRWCLTQYPAPANAQLAEMSTEAYENFVWDAVNKDWDAQRAHQANMVEIMDPAEEIRIVSGDTTDVTMSIDGNPTRNDYGEHNLPGGEVFTAPQPDSVEGEVLFDLPLYHQGREITDVYLEFEGGEVVSHSAGKNEEVLTEVLDTDDGARRLGELGIGMNRDIDQFTYNMLFDEKMGDTVHMAVGRAYDDTVGEGNVANDSAVHVDMIVDMSDDSFIEVDGEVVQEDGTFVFE; this is translated from the coding sequence ATGGACCCACGCATTCGCGAACACGCCGAGGTCATCGCGAACCACTCGGTCGACCTGCAGCCGGGGGACAACGTCGTGATCGACGCCCACCCGGTCGCCGAGGACCTCGTCGTCGCACTCCACGAGGTCGCAGGCGACGTCGGTGCCAATCCAGTCACGACGAGCCAGCGCACGGGTAAGCGCCAGCAGCGGGCATATCTCCGGGCCGCAGATGGCGATTTCGACACGCCCGCCCACGAGCAGGCGCTCATCGAGGAAACCGACGTCTACATCGCCATCCGCGCCAGCGACAACGTGACCCAGACCAGCGACGTCGATCCCGAGACCAGCGCGGCCTACCAGCAGGCCCAGCGGCCAATTCTCGAGGAGCGACTCTCCAAGCGCTGGTGTCTCACGCAGTACCCCGCACCGGCGAACGCCCAGCTGGCGGAGATGAGCACCGAGGCCTACGAGAACTTCGTCTGGGACGCCGTCAACAAAGACTGGGACGCCCAGCGCGCCCACCAGGCGAACATGGTCGAGATCATGGACCCGGCCGAGGAGATCCGCATCGTCAGTGGCGACACGACGGACGTCACGATGTCGATCGACGGCAACCCGACGCGCAACGATTACGGCGAGCACAACCTCCCCGGCGGCGAGGTCTTCACCGCCCCACAGCCCGACAGCGTCGAGGGTGAGGTGCTGTTCGACCTGCCGCTGTACCATCAGGGACGAGAGATCACGGACGTCTACCTCGAGTTCGAAGGTGGCGAAGTCGTCTCCCATTCGGCGGGGAAGAACGAGGAGGTGCTCACCGAGGTCCTCGATACCGACGACGGTGCCCGCCGACTGGGCGAACTCGGCATCGGGATGAACCGCGACATCGACCAGTTCACCTACAACATGCTGTTCGACGAGAAGATGGGCGATACGGTTCACATGGCGGTCGGCCGGGCCTACGACGACACCGTCGGCGAGGGCAACGTCGCGAACGATTCGGCCGTCCACGTCGACATGATCGTCGACATGAGCGACGATTCGTTCATCGAGGTCGACGGCGAGGTTGTCCAGGAAGACGGGACGTTCGTCTTCGAGTAG
- a CDS encoding NAD(P)/FAD-dependent oxidoreductase codes for MSDSDESALDASIIVVGGGPAGLSAALFTQKNGLETTVFDADETWMHKAHLFNYLGIGSVGGSEFMATARQQVDDFGVDRRQGEEVTSVEEAGDGFVVETEEDSYEADYVILATGANRDIAEELGCAFTDEEVVDVDVDMETSVDGVYATGAMVRPEEWQAAIAVGDGAAAALNILSTEKGEYYHDFDVPDDAARVFGEHVAE; via the coding sequence ATGAGCGACAGTGACGAATCAGCGCTGGACGCATCGATTATCGTCGTCGGCGGCGGCCCGGCCGGCCTGAGTGCCGCCCTCTTCACCCAGAAGAACGGCCTCGAGACGACGGTGTTCGACGCTGACGAGACGTGGATGCACAAGGCCCACCTGTTCAACTATCTCGGCATCGGCTCGGTCGGCGGCAGCGAGTTCATGGCGACCGCCCGCCAGCAGGTCGACGACTTCGGCGTCGATCGCCGACAGGGTGAGGAAGTGACGAGCGTCGAGGAGGCCGGCGACGGCTTCGTCGTCGAGACCGAAGAGGACAGCTACGAAGCCGACTACGTGATCCTCGCGACCGGTGCCAACCGCGACATCGCAGAAGAACTCGGCTGTGCGTTCACCGACGAGGAAGTGGTCGACGTCGACGTCGACATGGAGACCAGCGTCGACGGCGTCTACGCGACCGGCGCGATGGTCCGTCCCGAGGAGTGGCAGGCCGCCATCGCCGTCGGCGACGGCGCGGCCGCCGCGCTGAACATCCTCTCGACCGAGAAAGGCGAGTACTACCACGACTTCGACGTCCCCGACGACGCAGCACGCGTCTTCGGCGAGCACGTCGCCGAGTAA
- a CDS encoding uracil-DNA glycosylase, protein MSSDPSPDSEEPLFPDSRHVLEPDCERCPALAESRECISWGTGSLEASVLVVGEAPGYGNPDADRWQGGNWTGKAYTSRHSGRRIRRMLADLGYDDAYYTNAVKCFPAEEPPRASRATGEGSDLRATDLDEPTTNREPTPEEREACRRHLLTELETVDPDAVVATGKHATASLLAAEGRELDGFLETVLEPVACERLETWLVPVLHPSYQDVWIDRLGYDPESYLTAIGAAIAECREAPIDAAIDRERPLE, encoded by the coding sequence GTGTCGTCCGATCCGTCCCCGGACTCCGAAGAGCCGCTATTTCCCGACTCGAGACACGTCCTCGAGCCTGACTGCGAGCGCTGTCCGGCGCTCGCCGAGTCCCGTGAGTGCATCTCGTGGGGCACTGGCTCGCTCGAGGCGTCGGTCCTGGTCGTCGGCGAGGCCCCGGGCTACGGCAATCCGGATGCCGACCGCTGGCAGGGCGGCAACTGGACCGGCAAGGCCTACACTTCGAGACACTCCGGGCGGCGCATCCGCCGGATGCTCGCCGACCTCGGGTACGACGACGCCTACTATACGAACGCGGTGAAGTGTTTTCCGGCGGAGGAGCCACCACGTGCCTCGCGTGCGACCGGGGAAGGGAGTGACCTGCGAGCCACCGATCTGGACGAGCCGACGACCAATCGCGAGCCGACTCCCGAGGAGCGCGAGGCCTGCCGTCGACACCTGCTGACCGAACTCGAGACCGTCGACCCCGACGCCGTCGTCGCGACGGGGAAACACGCGACGGCCTCGCTCCTCGCGGCCGAGGGCCGGGAACTCGATGGCTTTCTGGAGACGGTGCTCGAACCGGTCGCGTGTGAACGCCTCGAGACGTGGCTCGTGCCTGTTTTGCACCCGTCGTATCAGGACGTCTGGATCGATCGGCTGGGGTACGATCCGGAGTCCTACCTGACGGCGATCGGTGCAGCGATCGCAGAGTGCCGTGAGGCCCCGATCGACGCGGCCATCGACCGGGAGCGCCCGCTCGAGTAA